One Paraburkholderia dioscoreae DNA segment encodes these proteins:
- a CDS encoding carboxymuconolactone decarboxylase family protein: MSNFQTYTIDNAPAASKASLEDTKRAFGFVPNLQAHMAESPALLAGYSALWDLFSKSTLTPHEQQVVYLTSNFENNCRYCMAGHSTLAKVIKMDAGVIAALRAGTPLPDAKLEALHRFTTLVVRERGFVPDADVDAFLAAGYTRQNVLEVILGVATKVMSNYTNHIAHTELDGFMAGNEWTKPVAVAA, from the coding sequence ATGAGCAACTTCCAAACCTACACGATCGATAACGCACCGGCCGCCTCGAAGGCCAGCCTTGAAGACACGAAGCGCGCGTTTGGCTTCGTCCCCAACCTTCAGGCGCATATGGCGGAATCGCCCGCGCTGCTGGCCGGTTACTCGGCGTTGTGGGATCTGTTCTCAAAGAGCACGCTGACGCCGCACGAACAGCAGGTCGTCTACCTGACCTCGAACTTCGAGAACAACTGCCGCTATTGCATGGCCGGTCACAGCACGCTGGCGAAAGTGATCAAGATGGACGCAGGCGTGATCGCCGCGCTGCGCGCCGGCACGCCGCTGCCCGATGCAAAGCTCGAAGCGCTGCATCGTTTCACGACGCTCGTGGTGCGTGAGCGTGGCTTTGTTCCCGACGCTGATGTCGACGCCTTTCTCGCCGCAGGCTACACCCGTCAGAACGTCCTCGAAGTGATTCTGGGCGTGGCAACCAAGGTGATGAGCAACTACACGAACCACATCGCCCACACCGAGCTCGACGGCTTCATGGCCGGTAACGAGTGGACCAAGCCGGTCGCTGTCGCTGCCTAA
- a CDS encoding oxidoreductase, translating into MSPSAVRAYEHSAIHDENGQVIEVEQVLPRALAPEEMPGVIEEFRHAAALAKQAGFDGVELHAANGYLPDQFLQDGSNHRTDAYGGSLENRARFLFEVLDAIGSVWDAGQIGVRLSPGSSYGTVSDSDPHATFGYVARRLDGYGLAYLHMVEPRVRGNDDVDAAVSAVSAKDLRRVFKGTLIAAGGFTADSAHRMIEAGDADLVAFGRLFISNPDLPERLRVGAPLNRYDRSTFYGGDARGYTDYSFHSEAPVI; encoded by the coding sequence ATGTCCCCTTCAGCCGTGCGCGCCTATGAACATTCGGCAATCCACGACGAAAACGGCCAGGTTATCGAAGTCGAACAGGTGCTACCTCGTGCCCTTGCGCCTGAAGAGATGCCCGGCGTGATCGAAGAATTCCGTCACGCCGCGGCGCTTGCGAAACAGGCCGGTTTCGATGGCGTCGAACTGCATGCCGCCAATGGCTATCTGCCTGACCAGTTCCTGCAGGACGGCTCGAATCACCGCACGGATGCATACGGCGGCTCGTTAGAGAATCGCGCGCGCTTTCTGTTCGAGGTGCTCGATGCCATCGGTTCAGTTTGGGACGCTGGCCAGATCGGTGTTCGTCTTTCGCCCGGAAGCTCGTATGGCACGGTGTCCGATAGCGATCCGCATGCTACGTTCGGCTACGTCGCGCGTCGTCTGGATGGCTACGGCCTGGCATACCTGCATATGGTCGAGCCTCGTGTGCGCGGTAACGACGACGTCGATGCAGCGGTATCGGCGGTTTCGGCAAAGGATCTGCGTCGTGTGTTCAAAGGCACCCTCATCGCGGCGGGGGGCTTTACTGCGGATAGTGCGCATCGCATGATCGAGGCAGGCGACGCCGATCTTGTCGCGTTCGGCCGCCTGTTCATCTCCAATCCGGATCTGCCCGAGCGACTGCGCGTCGGGGCGCCATTGAACCGTTACGACCGCTCGACGTTCTATGGCGGCGATGCGCGCGGCTACACCGATTATTCCTTCCACAGCGAAGCGCCGGTCATCTGA
- a CDS encoding LysR family transcriptional regulator — protein sequence MDRMAAMETYVSVVEAGSFSAAAKRLKLGQPAVSKSIAQLEERLGVRLLLRSTRGLTPTDAGQRFYEHARRAIEEVDLAEQVVRDASTGLSGVLRISAAVTFARLHILPALKTFMNRHPNLQIDIVLDDRTIDLLEKGVDVALRMGSLDDSAMTARRIGRSRRLVVGTPGYFAEAGVPKSPADLSQHQAVVYSLRGGGESWAFSQHGKEVAVVVSGRVSVSAAEGIRTTVLGGMGLAIASEWMFSPELADGTVKAVLTDWELPPIDLWAVFPAGRLVSAKARAFVAFVAEVVGVASAGNAGTPSEP from the coding sequence ATGGACCGGATGGCAGCAATGGAAACGTATGTCAGTGTCGTGGAGGCGGGTTCATTCTCGGCGGCCGCAAAACGGCTTAAGCTCGGGCAGCCGGCCGTCTCGAAGTCGATCGCGCAGCTCGAAGAGCGGCTCGGCGTGCGACTCCTGCTGCGCTCGACACGCGGCCTGACACCCACCGATGCGGGTCAGCGGTTCTACGAGCACGCGCGGCGCGCAATCGAAGAAGTGGATCTTGCTGAACAGGTGGTGCGCGACGCGTCTACTGGACTGTCGGGCGTGCTACGCATCAGCGCCGCAGTGACCTTTGCACGCCTGCACATCCTGCCGGCGCTCAAGACCTTCATGAACCGCCACCCGAATCTGCAGATTGACATCGTGCTGGACGATCGCACCATCGACCTGCTCGAAAAAGGCGTGGACGTTGCATTGCGCATGGGCTCGCTCGACGATTCGGCCATGACCGCGCGTCGCATTGGGCGGAGCCGGAGGCTGGTCGTCGGCACACCCGGCTACTTCGCCGAAGCAGGCGTGCCGAAATCGCCCGCGGATTTGAGCCAGCACCAGGCCGTGGTTTATTCGTTACGCGGTGGGGGCGAATCCTGGGCGTTCAGCCAGCACGGCAAGGAAGTAGCCGTGGTCGTGTCGGGTCGCGTCAGTGTCAGCGCCGCCGAGGGCATCCGCACGACGGTGCTCGGCGGCATGGGCCTCGCGATCGCGTCGGAATGGATGTTTTCTCCGGAACTTGCCGATGGTACGGTCAAGGCGGTGCTGACCGACTGGGAATTGCCCCCGATCGACCTTTGGGCGGTATTCCCTGCCGGACGCCTGGTGAGTGCGAAGGCGCGCGCCTTCGTCGCTTTCGTGGCGGAGGTAGTGGGCGTCGCGTCTGCCGGCAATGCCGGCACGCCCTCAGAACCCTAG
- the rlmB gene encoding 23S rRNA (guanosine(2251)-2'-O)-methyltransferase RlmB translates to MARLKVLYGFHAVTARIRHDASTVEDVYYDATRKDRRMTEFLHAAKEAGVRLIAADETRLWGLAHTERHQGVVARAGDMPLAQNLAELLDGINGSPLILVLDGVTDPHNLGACLRVADAAGAHAVIAPRDRAVGLNATAAKVASGAADTVPYITVTNLARALRELKDAGVWVVGTAGEATKSLYDTELDGPVALVMGAEGEGMRRLTRDTCDVVMQIPMAGTVESLNVSVASGVCLFEAVRQRAVKK, encoded by the coding sequence ATGGCACGTCTCAAGGTTTTATATGGTTTCCACGCAGTGACCGCGCGTATCCGGCACGATGCGTCGACAGTCGAAGATGTCTATTACGACGCGACGCGCAAAGACCGTCGCATGACCGAATTCCTGCACGCGGCGAAAGAGGCCGGCGTGCGCCTGATCGCCGCCGACGAAACGCGTCTGTGGGGCCTCGCGCACACCGAGCGCCATCAGGGCGTGGTCGCGCGCGCGGGCGACATGCCGCTCGCGCAGAACCTGGCCGAGCTGCTCGACGGCATCAACGGTTCGCCGCTGATTCTCGTGCTCGACGGCGTGACCGATCCGCACAACCTCGGCGCCTGCTTGCGCGTGGCCGATGCCGCCGGCGCGCACGCGGTGATCGCGCCGCGTGACCGCGCGGTGGGTCTGAACGCGACGGCCGCGAAGGTGGCGAGCGGCGCGGCCGACACCGTGCCGTACATCACCGTGACGAATCTGGCGCGCGCGCTGCGCGAGTTGAAGGACGCGGGCGTGTGGGTCGTCGGGACGGCCGGCGAGGCCACCAAAAGCCTCTACGACACCGAGCTGGACGGTCCGGTGGCACTGGTGATGGGCGCCGAAGGCGAGGGCATGCGGCGTCTCACGCGCGACACCTGCGACGTGGTCATGCAGATTCCGATGGCGGGCACGGTCGAAAGCCTGAATGTCTCGGTGGCGAGCGGCGTTTGTCTGTTCGAAGCCGTGCGGCAGCGGGCGGTGAAGAAGTAA
- a CDS encoding enoyl-CoA hydratase/isomerase family protein translates to MSAFDRYKDAYANARLTRTPDGVLEVRFHTDGAKLVFNGHTHEQFTDMFHQIGADPDNRVVILTGSGDAFMDAISPEGFDFFTPRGYDKIFREGRKILMNILDVEVPMIAALNGPVLLHSEYVLLCDIVVATPETVFQDMPHAAFGIAPNDGVHLLWPEMIGSIRGRYFVLTQQKLDAAEGKSLGVVNEIVPADQLLSRAHAIAATIAKQPPLTTKYTRIGLTQRLRRVIDEGIGYGLALEGITAAEVARIAAAQNVA, encoded by the coding sequence ATGTCCGCGTTCGACCGCTATAAAGACGCATACGCCAACGCCAGACTGACCCGTACGCCGGACGGCGTGCTCGAAGTCCGCTTCCATACCGACGGCGCGAAGCTCGTCTTCAATGGCCATACGCATGAACAGTTCACCGACATGTTCCATCAGATCGGCGCAGACCCGGATAACCGCGTGGTCATCCTGACCGGTAGCGGTGACGCTTTCATGGACGCGATTTCGCCGGAAGGTTTCGATTTCTTTACTCCGCGCGGCTACGACAAGATCTTCCGCGAAGGCCGCAAGATATTGATGAACATCCTGGACGTCGAAGTCCCGATGATCGCCGCGCTGAACGGCCCGGTCCTGCTGCATTCGGAATACGTCCTGCTGTGCGACATCGTGGTGGCCACACCCGAGACGGTGTTCCAGGACATGCCGCACGCTGCGTTCGGCATCGCCCCCAACGATGGTGTCCATCTGCTGTGGCCGGAAATGATCGGCAGCATTCGCGGCCGGTACTTCGTGCTCACGCAGCAAAAACTCGACGCTGCGGAGGGGAAGTCGCTGGGCGTCGTCAATGAGATCGTACCTGCGGATCAACTGCTCAGTCGTGCGCATGCCATCGCCGCGACTATCGCAAAGCAGCCCCCGCTCACCACCAAATACACCCGCATCGGCCTGACCCAGCGGCTGCGTCGCGTGATCGACGAAGGCATCGGCTACGGGCTGGCGCTCGAAGGTATCACTGCGGCCGAAGTGGCGCGCATTGCGGCAGCGCAGAACGTAGCCTGA
- the rnr gene encoding ribonuclease R: MQREKIIDKPLSKFPYPIPSREEILGVLRTSEAPLAANDIAEALSIKRQEREGFFKRLGAMERDGQIRLDQRNLYQLTHPSNFVAGRVQGHRDGYGFLIRDDGQDDLFLPTGEMQKVMHNDRVLARIVGYDRRGRPEGHIVEVTDRANKRVIGRLLNENGALIVAPEDKRIGHDILIQQNTKKAKVGQVVVVELTDFPSRHSQPLGRVVEVLGDIDDPGMEIEIAVRKYGVPHEFSQAALDEAARLPDEVRPVDARHRIDLRDVPLVTIDGEDARDFDDAVYCEPVQVGRGEGFRLIVAIADVSHYVHPKSGLDADAIERSTSVYFPRRVIPMLPEKLSNGLCSLNPNVDRCVLVCDMIVTTRGEVKAYQFYPGVMHSAARLTYTEVAAVLKNTKGPEAARRAALLPQLQNLYGVYKSLFAARQKRGAIDFDTTETYIVCNAQGKIEQIIPRTRNDAHKLIEECMLAANVCAADFLKRNKHPGLFRVHAGPTAEKLENLRTFLRGMGLTLNGGDKPHASDYAALMAQIRERPDAQMLQTMLLRSMQQAVYSPDNIGHFGLAYEAYAHFTSPIRRYPDLLTHRAIYAILQGRKYQPEPPQGVELNTALSPRARAMQQADDEKRGRVRGNNVAIWEELGLHCSANERRADEASRDVEAWLKCYFMRDKLGEEYGGMVNGVTSFGIFVQLDSLFIEGLVHVTELGSDYFQYDEIKNELRGERTGIRYRLSDRVRVQVSRVDLDARKIDFRLVRDTPIKPPLARGPGADKSSAENGGARVRALPPAEGGTAAPGARRKRAAPAQTEAVKEARAARGAAKKHGAATKSASKPQARKKR; encoded by the coding sequence ATGCAACGAGAAAAAATCATCGACAAGCCCTTGAGCAAATTTCCGTATCCGATTCCAAGCCGCGAAGAAATCCTCGGCGTCCTGCGCACGAGTGAAGCGCCGCTTGCCGCGAACGACATCGCCGAAGCCTTGTCGATCAAGCGCCAGGAGCGCGAAGGATTTTTCAAGCGCCTGGGCGCGATGGAGCGCGACGGCCAGATCCGGCTCGATCAGCGCAATCTCTATCAACTGACTCATCCGTCGAACTTCGTCGCGGGCCGCGTGCAAGGCCATCGCGACGGCTACGGTTTTCTGATTCGCGACGACGGCCAGGACGATCTGTTCCTGCCCACCGGCGAGATGCAGAAGGTCATGCACAACGACCGCGTGCTCGCGCGCATCGTCGGCTATGACCGGCGCGGCCGTCCGGAAGGGCACATCGTCGAGGTCACGGATCGCGCCAACAAGCGCGTGATCGGCCGGCTGCTCAACGAGAACGGCGCGCTAATTGTGGCGCCCGAAGACAAGCGTATCGGCCACGACATTCTGATCCAGCAGAACACCAAGAAGGCCAAGGTGGGCCAGGTGGTGGTGGTCGAGCTGACCGATTTCCCGAGCCGTCATTCGCAGCCGCTCGGCCGCGTGGTGGAAGTGCTCGGCGATATCGACGACCCCGGCATGGAAATCGAAATCGCGGTGCGCAAATACGGTGTGCCGCACGAATTCAGCCAGGCCGCGCTCGACGAAGCCGCGCGGCTGCCCGACGAAGTGCGCCCGGTCGATGCGCGTCATCGCATCGATCTGCGCGACGTGCCGCTCGTCACGATCGACGGCGAAGACGCCCGCGACTTCGACGACGCCGTGTACTGCGAGCCGGTTCAGGTCGGCCGCGGCGAGGGCTTCCGCCTGATCGTCGCGATCGCGGACGTGTCGCATTACGTGCATCCGAAGAGCGGGCTCGACGCGGACGCGATCGAGCGCAGCACCTCGGTGTATTTCCCGCGCCGCGTGATTCCCATGCTGCCGGAGAAGCTGTCGAACGGATTGTGCTCGCTGAATCCGAACGTCGACCGTTGCGTGCTGGTGTGCGACATGATCGTCACCACGCGCGGCGAAGTGAAGGCGTATCAGTTCTATCCCGGCGTGATGCACTCGGCCGCGCGGCTCACCTATACGGAAGTCGCCGCGGTGTTGAAGAACACCAAGGGCCCGGAGGCCGCGCGCCGCGCCGCCTTGCTGCCGCAACTGCAGAATCTGTACGGCGTGTACAAGTCGCTGTTCGCCGCGCGCCAGAAACGCGGCGCGATCGACTTCGATACGACCGAAACGTATATCGTCTGCAATGCGCAGGGCAAGATCGAACAGATCATTCCGCGCACGCGGAACGACGCGCACAAGCTGATCGAGGAATGCATGCTGGCCGCTAACGTCTGCGCGGCCGACTTCCTCAAGCGCAACAAACATCCGGGACTGTTCCGCGTGCATGCCGGGCCGACCGCGGAAAAGCTCGAGAATCTGCGCACCTTCCTGCGCGGCATGGGCCTCACGCTCAACGGTGGCGACAAGCCGCACGCGAGCGACTACGCCGCGCTGATGGCGCAGATTCGCGAGCGGCCCGACGCGCAGATGCTGCAAACCATGCTGCTGCGCTCCATGCAGCAGGCCGTCTACAGCCCGGACAATATCGGCCACTTCGGTCTCGCGTACGAGGCGTATGCGCACTTCACGAGCCCGATTCGACGTTACCCCGATCTGCTCACGCACCGCGCGATCTACGCGATCCTGCAGGGCCGCAAGTATCAGCCGGAGCCGCCGCAAGGCGTCGAGTTGAATACGGCGCTCTCGCCGCGCGCTCGCGCCATGCAGCAGGCCGACGACGAAAAACGCGGCCGCGTGCGCGGCAACAACGTGGCGATCTGGGAAGAGCTCGGTCTGCATTGCTCGGCCAACGAACGCCGCGCCGACGAAGCCTCGCGCGACGTCGAAGCCTGGTTGAAGTGCTACTTCATGCGCGACAAGCTCGGCGAAGAGTACGGCGGCATGGTGAATGGCGTGACTTCGTTCGGCATTTTCGTGCAGCTCGACTCGCTCTTCATTGAAGGCCTCGTGCACGTCACGGAACTCGGCTCGGACTACTTCCAGTATGACGAGATCAAGAACGAGCTGCGCGGCGAGCGCACCGGCATCCGTTATCGGCTGTCGGATCGGGTGCGGGTGCAGGTAAGCCGTGTCGATCTCGACGCGCGCAAGATCGACTTCCGGCTCGTGCGCGACACGCCGATCAAGCCGCCTTTGGCGCGTGGGCCGGGGGCTGACAAGTCGTCCGCTGAAAACGGCGGTGCACGCGTGCGTGCGCTGCCGCCGGCGGAAGGCGGCACGGCAGCGCCGGGCGCGCGCCGCAAGCGCGCCGCGCCCGCGCAAACCGAGGCGGTCAAGGAAGCGCGCGCGGCGCGCGGCGCGGCGAAGAAGCACGGCGCCGCGACCAAATCGGCGTCGAAACCGCAGGCACGCAAGAAGCGCTGA